A single genomic interval of Streptomyces sp. NBC_00663 harbors:
- a CDS encoding helix-turn-helix domain-containing protein → MSSPESEAADALPAVAPQLRALRRRASLTLEAAARAAGLSPAHLSRLETGQRQPSLPMLLALARIYGTTVSELLGETVAERDAVVRAADMEPTAAGGWTYWQAGAAGRGMQALRVQVPYGSQGDIVRVHPGEEWLYVLRGRLRLRLGDATHLLGPGDSAHFDSLTPHRLAAQDPDGTELLFVHTLLQSPTATLCLGPTPGETP, encoded by the coding sequence ATGAGCTCTCCGGAATCAGAGGCGGCCGACGCCCTGCCCGCCGTCGCACCGCAACTGCGTGCGCTGCGGCGCCGCGCCTCCCTCACCCTGGAGGCCGCCGCCCGGGCCGCCGGGCTCTCGCCCGCGCATCTGTCCCGGCTGGAGACCGGGCAGCGCCAGCCCTCGCTGCCGATGCTGCTCGCGCTCGCCCGTATCTACGGTACGACCGTCTCCGAACTGCTCGGCGAGACGGTCGCCGAGCGGGACGCCGTGGTGCGCGCCGCCGACATGGAACCGACCGCCGCGGGCGGCTGGACCTACTGGCAGGCCGGTGCGGCCGGGCGCGGCATGCAGGCGCTGCGGGTGCAGGTGCCGTACGGCTCACAGGGCGACATCGTGCGCGTGCATCCCGGCGAGGAGTGGCTGTACGTCCTGCGCGGCCGACTCAGGCTCCGCCTCGGGGACGCGACGCACCTTCTCGGCCCGGGCGACAGCGCGCACTTCGACTCGCTCACCCCGCACCGCCTCGCGGCCCAGGACCCCGACGGGACCGAGCTGCTGTTCGTCCACACCCTGTTGCAGAGCCCCACGGCCACCCTGTGCCTGGGCCCCACCCCTGGAGAGACGCCATGA
- a CDS encoding DUF6126 family protein, translating to MTDMEEKFPRALWVRLIIYIAAGHVFAAFVYLLFEVGAGQ from the coding sequence ATGACCGACATGGAGGAGAAGTTCCCGCGAGCCCTGTGGGTACGGCTGATCATCTACATCGCCGCCGGGCATGTGTTCGCGGCCTTCGTCTACCTGCTCTTCGAGGTGGGCGCCGGGCAGTGA
- a CDS encoding alpha-galactosidase: protein MLEIAPNGRTWLLTGPASSYAVHLTEADELLHLHWGPAITLADAEALAVRPLPDYWPFESPLDGREEYPVEGGPRFVRPALSVRTDAGRGTEWSFETYETDAEELRLRFRDGGLVITLHYRMRGDVVERWTTLENQGADALELLRADSATWTLPDREDWRLSQLHGRWAAESRLVRSPLTYGEKVIGSRRGHTGHQHLPWVALDSDATEERGEVYGCALGWSGSWRIAVAQLPDARVQITGGAGYDDSGLLRLVAGESFTTPVFAGLWSEGGFGGASRAWHAYQRAYVIPDAEQDRPVLFNSWEATEFDISEEQQEALARRAAAIGVELFVVDDGWFGARTSDRAGLGDWTVNRDRFPGGLKPLAESVHALGMQFGIWVEPEMVNPDSDLYRAHPDWVQFQPGRKRTELRNQLVLNLAREDVQEYLWGQLDALLSSAPIDYVKWDFNRCFTDAGWPSESYPQRLWVDHVHAFYALLDRLRAAHPGVAFESCSGGGGRIDLGVMSRTDQVWTSDNTDPLDRLSIQHGFSQLHPARAMAAWVTDSPNAMLNGRVSSLRFRFVSAMAGVLGVGGDLTQWTEEELAEARDWVELYKDIRPLVQRGEQYRLRAPSGGLSAVQYVLGDETVVLAWLQAQHYGEPVPALRLRGLDPTASYECRETGEILRGAVLQHHGLRVGLRGDLDAAVLRLRRI, encoded by the coding sequence ATGCTGGAGATCGCCCCCAACGGCCGCACCTGGCTCCTGACCGGGCCCGCCAGCAGCTACGCCGTCCACCTCACCGAGGCCGACGAGCTGCTGCATCTGCACTGGGGGCCGGCGATCACGCTGGCCGACGCCGAGGCCCTCGCGGTCCGTCCGCTGCCCGACTACTGGCCCTTCGAGTCCCCGCTCGACGGACGCGAGGAGTACCCGGTCGAGGGCGGCCCCCGCTTCGTCCGGCCCGCGCTGTCGGTGCGCACCGACGCGGGCCGTGGCACCGAGTGGAGCTTCGAGACGTACGAGACCGACGCCGAGGAGCTGCGGCTGCGGTTCCGGGACGGTGGGCTCGTCATTACGCTGCACTACCGGATGCGCGGCGATGTGGTGGAGCGCTGGACGACCCTGGAGAACCAGGGAGCGGACGCCCTGGAGCTGCTCCGCGCGGACTCCGCCACCTGGACCCTGCCCGACCGTGAGGACTGGCGGCTCTCCCAGCTGCACGGCCGCTGGGCCGCCGAGTCCCGGCTCGTACGCTCCCCCCTCACCTACGGTGAGAAGGTCATCGGCAGCCGCCGCGGCCACACCGGCCACCAGCACCTGCCCTGGGTCGCCCTCGACTCCGACGCCACCGAGGAGCGCGGCGAGGTCTACGGCTGCGCCCTCGGCTGGTCCGGCTCCTGGCGGATCGCGGTGGCCCAGCTCCCCGACGCGCGCGTGCAGATCACCGGCGGTGCCGGATACGACGACTCGGGGCTGCTGCGCCTCGTGGCGGGCGAGTCGTTCACCACGCCCGTCTTCGCCGGTCTGTGGAGCGAGGGCGGGTTCGGCGGCGCCAGTCGCGCGTGGCACGCCTACCAGCGGGCCTACGTCATCCCGGACGCGGAGCAGGACCGGCCGGTGCTGTTCAACTCCTGGGAGGCCACCGAGTTCGACATCTCGGAGGAGCAGCAGGAAGCCCTCGCGCGGCGGGCCGCGGCCATCGGCGTCGAGTTGTTCGTGGTCGACGACGGCTGGTTCGGCGCCCGTACCAGCGACCGCGCCGGACTCGGCGACTGGACGGTCAACCGCGACCGCTTCCCGGGCGGCCTGAAGCCCCTCGCCGAATCCGTGCACGCCCTCGGCATGCAGTTCGGCATCTGGGTCGAGCCCGAGATGGTCAACCCCGACAGCGACCTGTACCGGGCACACCCGGACTGGGTGCAGTTCCAACCGGGACGAAAGCGGACGGAACTGCGCAACCAGCTCGTCCTCAACCTCGCGCGCGAGGACGTCCAGGAGTACCTCTGGGGGCAGCTCGACGCCCTGCTGTCCAGCGCCCCGATCGACTATGTGAAGTGGGACTTCAACCGCTGCTTCACGGATGCGGGCTGGCCGAGCGAGTCCTACCCGCAGCGGCTCTGGGTCGACCATGTGCACGCCTTCTACGCCCTGTTGGACCGGCTGCGGGCCGCGCACCCCGGCGTCGCCTTCGAGTCCTGCTCAGGTGGCGGCGGCCGGATCGACCTCGGCGTGATGAGCCGCACGGACCAGGTGTGGACCTCCGACAACACCGACCCCCTCGACCGGCTCTCGATCCAGCACGGCTTCAGCCAGCTCCACCCCGCGCGCGCGATGGCGGCCTGGGTCACCGACAGTCCGAACGCCATGCTCAACGGCCGGGTCAGCTCGCTGCGCTTCCGCTTCGTCAGCGCCATGGCCGGTGTGCTCGGCGTCGGCGGCGACCTCACGCAGTGGACCGAGGAGGAGCTCGCCGAGGCCCGCGACTGGGTGGAGCTCTACAAGGACATCCGGCCCCTCGTGCAACGCGGCGAGCAGTACCGGCTGCGGGCCCCGAGCGGCGGACTGAGCGCCGTGCAGTACGTCCTCGGGGACGAGACCGTCGTCCTCGCCTGGCTTCAGGCGCAGCACTACGGCGAACCCGTCCCGGCGCTGCGCCTGCGGGGCCTCGACCCGACGGCGTCGTATGAATGCCGTGAAACGGGCGAAATTCTCAGAGGTGCCGTATTGCAGCATCACGGGCTGCGGGTGGGATTGCGGGGCGATCTGGATGCGGCAGTTCTCCGACTGCGTCGCATCTGA
- a CDS encoding tyrosine-protein phosphatase has protein sequence MTQQIPSTEPELTGVRNFRDVGGLPTEDGRRVRYGVLFRSGHLAHATDEDAAFLDSLGLHTIFDFRNASDQKLEGPDVELAGVRNVNLPLSDPADGSEFWKMVRDGEIEQLREILGDNKAANRMIASYRKIVKERTAEHARVLHSLAEDSVPALMHCAAGKDRAGLSIAVTLLALGVEREAIVADYLESNAKHRRYKVHRSSSSAAAYSPEVMELLAPLFDARAEYLRAAFETIEETWGDVDTYLEQGLGVTPEIRERLRERLLD, from the coding sequence GTGACGCAGCAGATCCCGTCGACCGAACCCGAGCTGACCGGAGTCCGCAACTTCCGTGACGTGGGCGGTCTGCCGACCGAGGACGGCCGGCGGGTGCGGTACGGGGTGCTGTTCCGCAGCGGCCATCTCGCACACGCCACCGACGAGGACGCCGCGTTCCTGGACTCCCTGGGCCTGCACACGATCTTCGACTTCCGCAACGCGTCGGACCAGAAGCTGGAGGGCCCCGACGTCGAGCTGGCGGGTGTGCGCAATGTGAACCTGCCGCTGAGCGACCCGGCGGACGGCTCCGAGTTCTGGAAGATGGTCCGGGACGGCGAGATCGAGCAGCTGCGCGAGATCCTCGGCGACAACAAGGCGGCGAACCGGATGATCGCCTCCTACCGGAAGATCGTGAAGGAGCGCACCGCCGAGCACGCGCGCGTGCTGCACTCCCTCGCCGAGGACAGCGTGCCCGCGCTGATGCACTGCGCGGCGGGCAAGGACCGCGCGGGCCTGTCGATAGCGGTGACCCTGCTGGCGCTCGGTGTGGAGCGGGAGGCGATCGTCGCCGACTACCTGGAGTCCAACGCCAAGCACCGTCGCTACAAGGTGCACCGCAGCAGCAGCTCGGCCGCCGCGTACTCCCCCGAGGTCATGGAGCTGCTCGCGCCGCTCTTCGACGCGCGCGCCGAATATCTGCGGGCCGCCTTCGAGACCATCGAGGAGACCTGGGGCGACGTCGACACCTATCTGGAGCAGGGTCTCGGCGTCACCCCGGAGATCCGGGAGCGGCTGCGCGAGCGCCTGCTCGACTGA
- the dxs gene encoding 1-deoxy-D-xylulose-5-phosphate synthase, whose product MTILENIRGPRDLKALSEAELGELSEEIREFLVHSVARTGGHLGPNLGVVELSIALHRVFESPVDRIVWDTGHQSYVHKILTGRQDFSKLRGKGGLSGYPSREESEHDIVENSHASTALGWADGLAKARQVQGEKGHVVAVIGDGALTGGMAWEALNNIAAAKDRPLIIVVNDNERSYAPTIGGLANHLATLRTTDSYERVLAWGKNVLQRTPVIGTTVYEALHGAKKGFKDAFAPQGLFEDLGLKYVGPIDGHDIGAVESALRRAKRFHGPVLIHCLTEKGRGYEPALAHEEDHFHTVGVMDPLTCEPLAPSNGPSWTSVFGDEIVRIGEEREDVVAITAAMLHPVGLGKFAERFPDRVWDVGIAEQHAAVSAAGLATGGLHPVVAVYATFLNRAFDQLLMDVALHRCGVTFVLDRAGVTGVDGASHNGMWDMSILQVVPGLRIAAPRDADQLRAQLREAVAVDDAPTLVRFPKEAVGPSIEAVDHVGGMDVLHRGAGEPDVLLVAVGVMAPVCLQAAELLEARGINCTVVDPRWIKPVDPALPGLAAGHRLVAVVEDNSRAAGVGAAVALALGDAEVDVPVRRFGIPEQFLAHAKRGEVLADIGLTPVEVAGRISASLAVKEAEETLAVKEAEDALAVKEAEDALARTEQADGPVKEKPE is encoded by the coding sequence CATCCGGGGACCACGCGACCTTAAGGCGCTGTCCGAGGCGGAACTCGGTGAACTGTCCGAAGAGATCAGAGAGTTCCTGGTGCACTCGGTCGCCAGGACCGGCGGACACCTCGGGCCCAACCTGGGGGTGGTGGAACTCTCCATCGCGCTCCACCGGGTCTTCGAGTCGCCGGTCGACCGCATCGTGTGGGACACCGGCCATCAGAGCTATGTGCACAAGATCCTGACAGGGCGTCAGGACTTCTCCAAGCTGCGCGGCAAGGGCGGTCTGTCCGGCTACCCCTCGCGCGAGGAGTCCGAGCACGACATCGTCGAGAACAGCCACGCCTCCACCGCGCTCGGCTGGGCCGACGGACTCGCCAAGGCCCGCCAGGTGCAGGGCGAGAAGGGCCACGTGGTCGCGGTCATCGGCGATGGCGCACTCACCGGCGGTATGGCCTGGGAGGCGCTGAACAACATCGCGGCCGCCAAGGACCGGCCGCTGATCATCGTCGTCAACGACAACGAGCGCTCCTACGCGCCGACCATCGGCGGCCTCGCCAACCACCTGGCCACCCTGCGCACGACCGACAGCTACGAACGGGTGCTGGCCTGGGGGAAGAACGTCCTCCAGCGCACCCCTGTCATCGGCACCACCGTCTACGAGGCACTCCACGGCGCGAAGAAGGGCTTCAAGGACGCCTTCGCGCCGCAGGGGCTCTTCGAGGACCTGGGCCTCAAGTACGTCGGCCCGATCGACGGACACGACATCGGGGCCGTCGAGTCGGCACTGCGGCGGGCGAAACGCTTCCACGGGCCGGTGCTCATCCACTGCCTCACGGAGAAGGGGCGCGGCTACGAACCCGCCCTCGCCCACGAGGAGGACCACTTCCACACCGTCGGTGTGATGGACCCACTCACCTGCGAGCCCCTCGCCCCCTCCAACGGGCCGTCCTGGACCTCGGTGTTCGGCGACGAGATCGTCAGGATCGGGGAGGAGCGGGAGGACGTCGTGGCGATCACGGCGGCCATGCTGCACCCGGTGGGACTCGGCAAGTTCGCCGAACGCTTCCCGGACCGGGTGTGGGACGTCGGCATCGCCGAGCAGCACGCGGCCGTGTCGGCGGCCGGGCTCGCGACCGGCGGACTGCATCCCGTCGTCGCCGTGTACGCGACCTTCCTCAACCGTGCCTTCGACCAGTTGCTGATGGATGTCGCCCTGCATCGCTGCGGGGTGACCTTCGTCCTGGACCGGGCGGGCGTCACGGGTGTCGACGGGGCCTCCCACAACGGGATGTGGGACATGTCGATCCTCCAGGTCGTGCCGGGGCTGCGGATCGCCGCGCCGCGCGACGCCGACCAGCTGCGGGCGCAGCTCAGGGAGGCCGTCGCGGTGGACGACGCGCCGACGCTGGTGCGCTTCCCGAAGGAGGCCGTCGGGCCGTCGATCGAGGCGGTCGACCACGTGGGCGGCATGGACGTCCTGCACCGCGGCGCGGGGGAGCCGGACGTCCTCCTCGTCGCCGTCGGCGTCATGGCACCCGTCTGCCTCCAGGCGGCCGAGCTGCTGGAGGCCCGTGGCATCAACTGCACGGTCGTCGACCCGCGTTGGATCAAGCCCGTCGACCCGGCGCTGCCCGGCCTCGCCGCCGGACACCGTCTGGTGGCCGTCGTCGAGGACAACAGCCGTGCGGCCGGCGTCGGCGCGGCGGTCGCGCTGGCGCTGGGGGACGCCGAAGTCGACGTACCGGTACGGCGGTTCGGGATTCCGGAGCAGTTCCTCGCGCACGCCAAACGGGGCGAGGTGCTCGCCGACATCGGGCTCACCCCGGTCGAGGTCGCCGGCCGGATCAGCGCGAGCCTCGCCGTCAAGGAGGCCGAGGAGACGCTGGCGGTCAAGGAGGCGGAGGACGCGCTGGCCGTCAAGGAGGCCGAGGACGCGCTGGCCCGTACCGAACAGGCCGACGGCCCAGTCAAGGAGAAACCCGAATGA
- a CDS encoding M23 family metallopeptidase produces MPAKGKHRRPRSQRLTRSIAVAGTGGAALALPLMGAAGAHAATPQSVSQSVSEKAAQSLPVVEKTATEKAAQKKGAANTATVRTYSVRAGDYLSKIADEQNVTGGWKKLYSDNREAVGSDPSLIHPGLKLTLGKKAAASTDKSASAEKSASSDKSTSAEKSSSSSDTTTATRSSESTSTAGSSGYTLPVVGATVGTAYHTAGSMWSSGYHTGTDFVVPTGTSLKAVAAGTVVSAGWGGAYGNQVVIKLADGYYAQYAHLSALSVSSGQTVTEGQQIGLSGATGNVTGPHLHFEIRTTPDYGSDVDPVAYLRSKGVAVG; encoded by the coding sequence ATGCCCGCGAAGGGTAAGCACCGCCGCCCGAGGTCCCAGCGCCTCACCCGCTCGATCGCCGTCGCCGGTACCGGTGGCGCCGCACTCGCCCTGCCTCTGATGGGTGCCGCCGGCGCCCACGCGGCCACCCCGCAGTCCGTCTCGCAGTCGGTTTCGGAAAAGGCCGCCCAGTCCCTTCCGGTGGTCGAGAAGACGGCCACCGAGAAGGCCGCGCAGAAGAAGGGTGCCGCGAACACCGCGACCGTGCGCACCTATTCGGTGCGGGCGGGCGACTACCTCTCGAAGATCGCCGACGAGCAGAACGTCACCGGCGGCTGGAAGAAGCTGTACTCGGACAACCGCGAGGCCGTCGGGTCCGACCCGTCGCTCATCCACCCGGGCCTGAAGCTCACGCTGGGCAAGAAGGCGGCGGCGAGCACGGACAAGTCGGCGAGCGCGGAGAAGTCCGCGAGCTCCGACAAGTCCACGAGTGCCGAGAAGTCCTCGTCCTCCTCGGACACGACGACGGCCACCCGGAGCAGCGAGTCGACCAGCACCGCCGGCTCCAGCGGCTACACCCTCCCCGTGGTCGGCGCCACCGTCGGCACCGCCTACCACACGGCGGGCAGCATGTGGTCCAGCGGCTACCACACGGGCACCGACTTCGTCGTCCCGACCGGCACCTCGCTGAAGGCCGTGGCCGCGGGCACCGTCGTCTCCGCCGGCTGGGGCGGCGCGTACGGCAACCAGGTCGTCATCAAGCTGGCCGACGGCTACTACGCGCAGTACGCCCACCTGTCCGCGCTCTCGGTCTCGTCCGGACAGACCGTCACCGAGGGCCAGCAGATCGGCCTCTCCGGCGCCACCGGCAACGTCACCGGACCGCACCTCCACTTCGAGATCCGCACCACGCCGGACTACGGCTCGGACGTGGACCCGGTCGCGTACCTCCGCTCGAAGGGTGTCGCCGTCGGCTGA
- a CDS encoding aspartate aminotransferase family protein → MTTEFDLGRLLAERGAERYELHTKYLNHQLPRMLHTIGFDKVYERAEGAYFWDADGNDYLDMLAGFGVMGLGRHHPVVRKALHDVLDAQLADLTRFDCQPLPGLLAEKLLAYSPHLDRVFFGNSGTEAVETALKFARRATGKPRVLYCEHAFHGLTTGSLSVNGEDGFRDGFAPLLPDTAVPLGDLDALARELKKGDVAALIVEPIQGKGVHETPPGYLRAAQELLHRHKALLIADEVQTGLGRTGDFYAYQHEDGVEPDLVCVAKALSGGYVPVGATLGKDWIFKKVYSSIDRVLVHSASFGSNAQAMAAGLAVLSVMENEQIVANARVTGELLKSRLGALVDKYELLADVRGRGLMVGIEFGRPKSLGLRSRWTMLQAARKGLFAQMVVVPLLQRHRILTQVSGDHLEVIKLIPPLTVGEREVDRFVEAFTEIMDDAHGGGGLMWDFGKTLVKQAVANR, encoded by the coding sequence ATGACCACCGAGTTCGATCTCGGCAGACTCCTCGCCGAGCGCGGAGCCGAGCGCTACGAACTGCACACCAAGTACCTGAACCACCAGCTCCCGCGCATGTTGCACACCATCGGTTTCGACAAGGTCTACGAGCGGGCCGAGGGCGCCTACTTCTGGGACGCGGACGGCAACGACTACCTGGACATGCTCGCCGGGTTCGGGGTGATGGGCCTGGGCCGCCATCACCCCGTCGTCCGCAAGGCGCTGCACGACGTCCTCGACGCCCAGCTCGCCGACCTCACCCGCTTCGACTGCCAGCCGCTGCCCGGGCTGCTGGCGGAGAAGCTGCTCGCGTACAGCCCGCATCTGGACCGGGTGTTCTTCGGCAACAGCGGCACCGAGGCGGTGGAGACCGCCCTGAAGTTCGCCCGCCGCGCCACCGGCAAGCCCCGCGTCCTCTACTGCGAGCACGCCTTCCACGGGCTCACCACCGGCTCCCTGTCGGTCAACGGCGAGGACGGCTTCCGCGACGGCTTCGCCCCGCTGCTGCCCGACACGGCCGTACCCCTCGGTGATCTCGACGCCCTGGCAAGGGAGTTGAAGAAGGGCGACGTCGCCGCCCTGATCGTCGAGCCGATCCAGGGCAAGGGCGTCCACGAGACCCCGCCCGGCTATCTGCGCGCCGCCCAGGAGCTGCTCCACAGGCACAAGGCGCTCCTCATCGCGGACGAGGTGCAGACGGGCCTCGGGCGGACCGGCGACTTCTACGCCTACCAGCACGAGGACGGCGTCGAGCCCGACCTGGTGTGCGTCGCCAAGGCACTGTCCGGCGGGTACGTCCCGGTGGGCGCCACGCTCGGCAAGGACTGGATCTTCAAGAAGGTCTACTCGTCGATCGACCGCGTCCTGGTCCACTCGGCGAGCTTCGGCTCCAACGCGCAGGCCATGGCGGCGGGCCTGGCGGTCCTGTCCGTGATGGAGAACGAGCAGATCGTCGCCAACGCCCGGGTGACCGGCGAGCTGCTCAAGTCCCGGCTCGGGGCGCTCGTCGACAAGTACGAGCTGCTCGCCGACGTCCGCGGCCGGGGTCTCATGGTCGGCATCGAGTTCGGGCGGCCCAAGTCGCTCGGGCTGCGCAGCCGTTGGACCATGCTCCAGGCCGCGCGCAAGGGCCTGTTCGCCCAGATGGTCGTCGTACCGCTGCTCCAGCGGCACCGGATCCTCACCCAGGTCTCCGGCGACCACCTGGAGGTGATCAAGCTGATCCCGCCGCTGACCGTGGGGGAGCGGGAGGTGGACCGGTTCGTCGAGGCCTTCACGGAGATCATGGATGACGCCCATGGTGGGGGCGGGCTGATGTGGGATTTCGGCAAGACGCTGGTGAAGCAGGCGGTGGCCAACAGGTAG